From the genome of Fundulus heteroclitus isolate FHET01 chromosome 9, MU-UCD_Fhet_4.1, whole genome shotgun sequence, one region includes:
- the nexn gene encoding nexilin isoform X3, producing the protein MTEVAQVTAVDAHGVEEDVHDNEHDMSTGDDSEEEMRQEENDETVSDAEDRSERTPEGKDKKAHRMKDITSEEAETRQLNGVESRQSEKDEAVNGVSDNKEQQQETEDSENMSDLAFKKEKLLRSRKLVARSYVPKLNKGDVTTKFEAMQKAREERSRQRNREEQQKRKDQYVKEREWNRRKQQIKELLASSDEEEEVKQKKVEKSYVPKITGSVKGKFAEMEKQRQEEERKRMEEERKKREAQDNMEKAKIKKELAQKAAEEGDDTILIRVVPAKQSRPPGKIKMNFEDIEKSREEELKKKVEEEKKRRYDEHRRSFREAKRRSVQQDEEEKPSEKVSVTPGKLKLTFEELEKERQEQRRKQAEEEAKQRLLEEKKAFQEAKQGMEEDEDISQEDQEDKEEIRPGKLRLSFEELERQRVEEERKKAEEETKRRMEEERRAFAEARKSMLIDEDDEALMALLNLEGSEPGKICVSFEDLERQRREEEQRKAEEEAKRRLEEEKRLFAEARKSMSPILDQEKSAYGDETETALEDDEVMVKTESQEALHPRRLEINFEELLKEKEEAERRRKAEERKKKLEQEKQEFEQLRKEMGEDEINESSDVISKEYEELTKLKKTGSIQAKNLKSKFEKIKQLTEEEIQKKIEMERERRKAIDDEIKQREAERAQEEEEEEEERETTSAPSGDTPFKQKVDMRARFEQMAKAREEEERRRIEEQKLQRMQFEQQEIDAALQKKKEDDGEDESSIINGSAAYEDEEDHARSGAPWFKKPLKNQSVVDSEPVRFTVKITGEPKPEVTWWFEGEMLQDCEDYQYIERGETYCLYLPETFPEDEGEYMCKAVNSRGTAASTCILTIETYDY; encoded by the exons ATGACCGAGGTGGCGCAGGTTACCGCTGTGGACGCTCACGGCGTCGAAGAGGACGTACATGACAACGAGCACGACATGAGCACCGGAGACGACTCGGAGGAGGAAATGAGACAGGAAGAAAACGATGAGACGGTCAGTGATGCTGAAGACAGAAGCGAGAGGACACCGGAGGGCAAAGACAAAAAAGCTCACAGAATGAAAGACATAACGAGTGAGGAGGCTGAGACAAGACAACTGAACGGCGTGGAGAGCAGACAAAGTGAGAAAGACGAGGCTGTTAATGGGGTCTCAGACAATAAGGAACAACAACAGGAAACAGAGGACTCAGAGAACATGTCTGATCTGGCTTTTAAGAAAGAG AAGCTCCTGAGGTCCAGGAAGCTTGTGGCCAGAAGCTACGTGCCCAAGCTGAACAAAGGAGACGTGACGACCAAGTTTGAGGCCATGCAGAAAGCCAGAGAGGAGCGCAGCCGGCAGAGGAACAGGGAGGAACAGCAGAAGAGGAAGGATCAATACGTCAAGGAGAGGGAGTGGAACCGCAGAAAGCAGCAG ATAAAAGAACTACTCGCTTCCagtgatgaggaagaggaggtgaaaCAGAAAAAGGTGGAAAAGTCCTACGTCCCCAAAATCACAG GTAGTGTGAAGGGCAAGTTTGCAGAAATGGAGAAACAAAGacaagaggaggagaggaagaggatggaggaggagaggaagaagcGAGAGGCCCAGGACAACATGGAGAAAGCCAAAATCAAGAAGGAGCTGGCTCAGAAAGCTGCTGAG GAAGGAGATGACACAATCCTGATACGCGTGGTTCCCGCGAAGCAATCAAGACCTCCAGGGAAAATCAAGATGAACTTTGAGGACATCGAGAAAAGCCgagaggaggagctgaaaaaaaaagtagaggaggagaagaagagacgATATGATGAACACAGACGCTCCTTCAGAGAAGCCAAGCGGCGCTCTGTTCAACAG GATGAAGAGGAGAAACCTTCGGAGAAGGTGTCGGTGACTCCTGGAAAGCTGAAGCTGACATTTGAGGAGCTGGAAAAGGAGAGGCAGGAGCAGCGGAGGAAGCAAGCTGAGGAAGAAGCCAAACAACGCctgctggaggagaagaaggCTTTTCAAGAGGCTAAACAGGGAATG GAAGAAGATGAAGACATCAGTCAGGAGGATCAGGAGGACAAAGAAGAGATTCGTCCGGGAAAACTGAGGCTGAGCTTTGAGGAGCTGGAGCGACAAAGGGTTGAAGAGGAGCGCAAGAAGGCAGAGGAAGAGACCAAGAGACgcatggaggaggagaggagagcttTTGCCGAAGCAAGGAAGAGCATG CTCAtagatgaagatgatgaagcACTGATGGCCTTGCTCAACCTGGAGGGCAGCGAGCCTGGTAAAATCTGCGTCAGTTTCGAGGATCTGGAGCGGCAGAGACGCGAGGAAGAGCAGAGAAAGGCTGAGGAGGAGGCGAAGAGGAGACTGGAAGAGGAGAAGAGGCTCTTTGCTGAGGCCCGCAAGAGCATG AGCCCTATCCTGGATCAGGAAAAGTCTGCATATGGCGATGAAACAGAAACa GCGCTGGAAGATGACGAAGTGATGGTGAAGACTGAGTCCCAGGAGGCTCTGCATCCCAGAAGATTGGAGATAAACTTTGAGGAGCTCCTAAAAGAAAAGGAGGAGGCTGAGAGAAGACGTAAAGCCGAGGAGCGCAAGAAGAAACTGGAGCAGGAAAAGCAGGAATTTGAGCAGCTCAGGAAAGAAATGGGAGAG gatgaaataaatgaaagctCGGATGTCATAAGCAAAGAATACGAGGAGCTGACAAAGCTCAAGAAAACTGGCTCCATTCAGGCGAAAAACCTCAAGTCCAAATTTGAGAAAATCAAGCAGCTGACAGAGGAGGAGATCCAGAAAAAGATTGAGATGGAAAGAGAGCGGAGGAAGGCCATTGATGATGAAATTAAACAGAGAGAAGCTGAGAGGGCCCAGGAGG aggaggaggaggaggaggagagagaaacaACTTCAGCTCCATCAGGTGACACACCTTTCAAACAGAAGGTGGACATGCGGGCCCGATTCGAACAAATGGCCAAAgccagagaggaagaggaacgCAGGAGGATAGAGgagcagaagctgcagaggatGCAGTTTGAACAGCAAGAGATTGATGCTGCCCTGCAAAAA AAGAAGGAGGATGACGGCGAGGATGAAAGCAGCATCATCAATGGATCTGCAGCCTACGAAGATGAGGAAGATCACGCGAGGTCCGGGGCGCCGTGGTTTAAAAAGCCCCTCAAGAACCAGTCGGTGGTGGATTCTGAGCCCGTTCGGTTCACCGTTAAGATCACCGGGGAGCCGAAGCCTGAGGTCACCTGGTGGTTTGAGGGAGAGATGCTCCAGGACTGCGAGGACTATCAGTACATCGAAAGAGGAGAGACGTACTGCCTCTACCTGCCAGAGACCTTTCCGGAGGACGAGGGGGAGTACATGTGCAAGGCTGTGAACAGCAGGGGCACAGCAGCGAGTACTTGCATCCTCACAATAGAAA CTTATGACTACTGA
- the nexn gene encoding nexilin isoform X1: MTEVAQVTAVDAHGVEEDVHDNEHDMSTGDDSEEEMRQEENDETVSDAEDRSERTPEGKDKKAHRMKDITSEEAETRQLNGVESRQSEKDEAVNGVSDNKEQQQETEDSENMSDLAFKKEKLLRSRKLVARSYVPKLNKGDVTTKFEAMQKAREERSRQRNREEQQKRKDQYVKEREWNRRKQQIKELLASSDEEEEVKQKKVEKSYVPKITGSVKGKFAEMEKQRQEEERKRMEEERKKREAQDNMEKAKIKKELAQKAAEEGDDTILIRVVPAKQSRPPGKIKMNFEDIEKSREEELKKKVEEEKKRRYDEHRRSFREAKRRSVQQDEEEKPSEKVSVTPGKLKLTFEELEKERQEQRRKQAEEEAKQRLLEEKKAFQEAKQGMEEDEDISQEDQEDKEEIRPGKLRLSFEELERQRVEEERKKAEEETKRRMEEERRAFAEARKSMLIDEDDEALMALLNLEGSEPGKICVSFEDLERQRREEEQRKAEEEAKRRLEEEKRLFAEARKSMSPILDQEKSAYGDETETALEDDEVMVKTESQEALHPRRLEINFEELLKEKEEAERRRKAEERKKKLEQEKQEFEQLRKEMGEDEINESSDVISKEYEELTKLKKTGSIQAKNLKSKFEKIKQLTEEEIQKKIEMERERRKAIDDEIKQREAERAQEEEEEEEERETTSAPSGDTPFKQKVDMRARFEQMAKAREEEERRRIEEQKLQRMQFEQQEIDAALQKKKEDDGEDESSIINGSAAYEDEEDHARSGAPWFKKPLKNQSVVDSEPVRFTVKITGEPKPEVTWWFEGEMLQDCEDYQYIERGETYCLYLPETFPEDEGEYMCKAVNSRGTAASTCILTIESKTTLV; encoded by the exons ATGACCGAGGTGGCGCAGGTTACCGCTGTGGACGCTCACGGCGTCGAAGAGGACGTACATGACAACGAGCACGACATGAGCACCGGAGACGACTCGGAGGAGGAAATGAGACAGGAAGAAAACGATGAGACGGTCAGTGATGCTGAAGACAGAAGCGAGAGGACACCGGAGGGCAAAGACAAAAAAGCTCACAGAATGAAAGACATAACGAGTGAGGAGGCTGAGACAAGACAACTGAACGGCGTGGAGAGCAGACAAAGTGAGAAAGACGAGGCTGTTAATGGGGTCTCAGACAATAAGGAACAACAACAGGAAACAGAGGACTCAGAGAACATGTCTGATCTGGCTTTTAAGAAAGAG AAGCTCCTGAGGTCCAGGAAGCTTGTGGCCAGAAGCTACGTGCCCAAGCTGAACAAAGGAGACGTGACGACCAAGTTTGAGGCCATGCAGAAAGCCAGAGAGGAGCGCAGCCGGCAGAGGAACAGGGAGGAACAGCAGAAGAGGAAGGATCAATACGTCAAGGAGAGGGAGTGGAACCGCAGAAAGCAGCAG ATAAAAGAACTACTCGCTTCCagtgatgaggaagaggaggtgaaaCAGAAAAAGGTGGAAAAGTCCTACGTCCCCAAAATCACAG GTAGTGTGAAGGGCAAGTTTGCAGAAATGGAGAAACAAAGacaagaggaggagaggaagaggatggaggaggagaggaagaagcGAGAGGCCCAGGACAACATGGAGAAAGCCAAAATCAAGAAGGAGCTGGCTCAGAAAGCTGCTGAG GAAGGAGATGACACAATCCTGATACGCGTGGTTCCCGCGAAGCAATCAAGACCTCCAGGGAAAATCAAGATGAACTTTGAGGACATCGAGAAAAGCCgagaggaggagctgaaaaaaaaagtagaggaggagaagaagagacgATATGATGAACACAGACGCTCCTTCAGAGAAGCCAAGCGGCGCTCTGTTCAACAG GATGAAGAGGAGAAACCTTCGGAGAAGGTGTCGGTGACTCCTGGAAAGCTGAAGCTGACATTTGAGGAGCTGGAAAAGGAGAGGCAGGAGCAGCGGAGGAAGCAAGCTGAGGAAGAAGCCAAACAACGCctgctggaggagaagaaggCTTTTCAAGAGGCTAAACAGGGAATG GAAGAAGATGAAGACATCAGTCAGGAGGATCAGGAGGACAAAGAAGAGATTCGTCCGGGAAAACTGAGGCTGAGCTTTGAGGAGCTGGAGCGACAAAGGGTTGAAGAGGAGCGCAAGAAGGCAGAGGAAGAGACCAAGAGACgcatggaggaggagaggagagcttTTGCCGAAGCAAGGAAGAGCATG CTCAtagatgaagatgatgaagcACTGATGGCCTTGCTCAACCTGGAGGGCAGCGAGCCTGGTAAAATCTGCGTCAGTTTCGAGGATCTGGAGCGGCAGAGACGCGAGGAAGAGCAGAGAAAGGCTGAGGAGGAGGCGAAGAGGAGACTGGAAGAGGAGAAGAGGCTCTTTGCTGAGGCCCGCAAGAGCATG AGCCCTATCCTGGATCAGGAAAAGTCTGCATATGGCGATGAAACAGAAACa GCGCTGGAAGATGACGAAGTGATGGTGAAGACTGAGTCCCAGGAGGCTCTGCATCCCAGAAGATTGGAGATAAACTTTGAGGAGCTCCTAAAAGAAAAGGAGGAGGCTGAGAGAAGACGTAAAGCCGAGGAGCGCAAGAAGAAACTGGAGCAGGAAAAGCAGGAATTTGAGCAGCTCAGGAAAGAAATGGGAGAG gatgaaataaatgaaagctCGGATGTCATAAGCAAAGAATACGAGGAGCTGACAAAGCTCAAGAAAACTGGCTCCATTCAGGCGAAAAACCTCAAGTCCAAATTTGAGAAAATCAAGCAGCTGACAGAGGAGGAGATCCAGAAAAAGATTGAGATGGAAAGAGAGCGGAGGAAGGCCATTGATGATGAAATTAAACAGAGAGAAGCTGAGAGGGCCCAGGAGG aggaggaggaggaggaggagagagaaacaACTTCAGCTCCATCAGGTGACACACCTTTCAAACAGAAGGTGGACATGCGGGCCCGATTCGAACAAATGGCCAAAgccagagaggaagaggaacgCAGGAGGATAGAGgagcagaagctgcagaggatGCAGTTTGAACAGCAAGAGATTGATGCTGCCCTGCAAAAA AAGAAGGAGGATGACGGCGAGGATGAAAGCAGCATCATCAATGGATCTGCAGCCTACGAAGATGAGGAAGATCACGCGAGGTCCGGGGCGCCGTGGTTTAAAAAGCCCCTCAAGAACCAGTCGGTGGTGGATTCTGAGCCCGTTCGGTTCACCGTTAAGATCACCGGGGAGCCGAAGCCTGAGGTCACCTGGTGGTTTGAGGGAGAGATGCTCCAGGACTGCGAGGACTATCAGTACATCGAAAGAGGAGAGACGTACTGCCTCTACCTGCCAGAGACCTTTCCGGAGGACGAGGGGGAGTACATGTGCAAGGCTGTGAACAGCAGGGGCACAGCAGCGAGTACTTGCATCCTCACAATAGAAAGTAAGACCACTCTGGTGTGA
- the nexn gene encoding nexilin isoform X4 — MTEVAQVTAVDAHGVEEDVHDNEHDMSTGDDSEEEMRQEENDETVSDAEDRSERTPEGKDKKAHRMKDITSEEAETRQLNGVESRQSEKDEAVNGVSDNKEQQQETEDSENMSDLAFKKEKLLRSRKLVARSYVPKLNKGDVTTKFEAMQKAREERSRQRNREEQQKRKDQYVKEREWNRRKQQIKELLASSDEEEEVKQKKVEKSYVPKITGSVKGKFAEMEKQRQEEERKRMEEERKKREAQDNMEKAKIKKELAQKAAEEGDDTILIRVVPAKQSRPPGKIKMNFEDIEKSREEELKKKVEEEKKRRYDEHRRSFREAKRRSVQQDEEEKPSEKVSVTPGKLKLTFEELEKERQEQRRKQAEEEAKQRLLEEKKAFQEAKQGMEEDEDISQEDQEDKEEIRPGKLRLSFEELERQRVEEERKKAEEETKRRMEEERRAFAEARKSMLIDEDDEALMALLNLEGSEPGKICVSFEDLERQRREEEQRKAEEEAKRRLEEEKRLFAEARKSMALEDDEVMVKTESQEALHPRRLEINFEELLKEKEEAERRRKAEERKKKLEQEKQEFEQLRKEMGEDEINESSDVISKEYEELTKLKKTGSIQAKNLKSKFEKIKQLTEEEIQKKIEMERERRKAIDDEIKQREAERAQEEEEEEEERETTSAPSGDTPFKQKVDMRARFEQMAKAREEEERRRIEEQKLQRMQFEQQEIDAALQKKKEDDGEDESSIINGSAAYEDEEDHARSGAPWFKKPLKNQSVVDSEPVRFTVKITGEPKPEVTWWFEGEMLQDCEDYQYIERGETYCLYLPETFPEDEGEYMCKAVNSRGTAASTCILTIESKTTLV, encoded by the exons ATGACCGAGGTGGCGCAGGTTACCGCTGTGGACGCTCACGGCGTCGAAGAGGACGTACATGACAACGAGCACGACATGAGCACCGGAGACGACTCGGAGGAGGAAATGAGACAGGAAGAAAACGATGAGACGGTCAGTGATGCTGAAGACAGAAGCGAGAGGACACCGGAGGGCAAAGACAAAAAAGCTCACAGAATGAAAGACATAACGAGTGAGGAGGCTGAGACAAGACAACTGAACGGCGTGGAGAGCAGACAAAGTGAGAAAGACGAGGCTGTTAATGGGGTCTCAGACAATAAGGAACAACAACAGGAAACAGAGGACTCAGAGAACATGTCTGATCTGGCTTTTAAGAAAGAG AAGCTCCTGAGGTCCAGGAAGCTTGTGGCCAGAAGCTACGTGCCCAAGCTGAACAAAGGAGACGTGACGACCAAGTTTGAGGCCATGCAGAAAGCCAGAGAGGAGCGCAGCCGGCAGAGGAACAGGGAGGAACAGCAGAAGAGGAAGGATCAATACGTCAAGGAGAGGGAGTGGAACCGCAGAAAGCAGCAG ATAAAAGAACTACTCGCTTCCagtgatgaggaagaggaggtgaaaCAGAAAAAGGTGGAAAAGTCCTACGTCCCCAAAATCACAG GTAGTGTGAAGGGCAAGTTTGCAGAAATGGAGAAACAAAGacaagaggaggagaggaagaggatggaggaggagaggaagaagcGAGAGGCCCAGGACAACATGGAGAAAGCCAAAATCAAGAAGGAGCTGGCTCAGAAAGCTGCTGAG GAAGGAGATGACACAATCCTGATACGCGTGGTTCCCGCGAAGCAATCAAGACCTCCAGGGAAAATCAAGATGAACTTTGAGGACATCGAGAAAAGCCgagaggaggagctgaaaaaaaaagtagaggaggagaagaagagacgATATGATGAACACAGACGCTCCTTCAGAGAAGCCAAGCGGCGCTCTGTTCAACAG GATGAAGAGGAGAAACCTTCGGAGAAGGTGTCGGTGACTCCTGGAAAGCTGAAGCTGACATTTGAGGAGCTGGAAAAGGAGAGGCAGGAGCAGCGGAGGAAGCAAGCTGAGGAAGAAGCCAAACAACGCctgctggaggagaagaaggCTTTTCAAGAGGCTAAACAGGGAATG GAAGAAGATGAAGACATCAGTCAGGAGGATCAGGAGGACAAAGAAGAGATTCGTCCGGGAAAACTGAGGCTGAGCTTTGAGGAGCTGGAGCGACAAAGGGTTGAAGAGGAGCGCAAGAAGGCAGAGGAAGAGACCAAGAGACgcatggaggaggagaggagagcttTTGCCGAAGCAAGGAAGAGCATG CTCAtagatgaagatgatgaagcACTGATGGCCTTGCTCAACCTGGAGGGCAGCGAGCCTGGTAAAATCTGCGTCAGTTTCGAGGATCTGGAGCGGCAGAGACGCGAGGAAGAGCAGAGAAAGGCTGAGGAGGAGGCGAAGAGGAGACTGGAAGAGGAGAAGAGGCTCTTTGCTGAGGCCCGCAAGAGCATG GCGCTGGAAGATGACGAAGTGATGGTGAAGACTGAGTCCCAGGAGGCTCTGCATCCCAGAAGATTGGAGATAAACTTTGAGGAGCTCCTAAAAGAAAAGGAGGAGGCTGAGAGAAGACGTAAAGCCGAGGAGCGCAAGAAGAAACTGGAGCAGGAAAAGCAGGAATTTGAGCAGCTCAGGAAAGAAATGGGAGAG gatgaaataaatgaaagctCGGATGTCATAAGCAAAGAATACGAGGAGCTGACAAAGCTCAAGAAAACTGGCTCCATTCAGGCGAAAAACCTCAAGTCCAAATTTGAGAAAATCAAGCAGCTGACAGAGGAGGAGATCCAGAAAAAGATTGAGATGGAAAGAGAGCGGAGGAAGGCCATTGATGATGAAATTAAACAGAGAGAAGCTGAGAGGGCCCAGGAGG aggaggaggaggaggaggagagagaaacaACTTCAGCTCCATCAGGTGACACACCTTTCAAACAGAAGGTGGACATGCGGGCCCGATTCGAACAAATGGCCAAAgccagagaggaagaggaacgCAGGAGGATAGAGgagcagaagctgcagaggatGCAGTTTGAACAGCAAGAGATTGATGCTGCCCTGCAAAAA AAGAAGGAGGATGACGGCGAGGATGAAAGCAGCATCATCAATGGATCTGCAGCCTACGAAGATGAGGAAGATCACGCGAGGTCCGGGGCGCCGTGGTTTAAAAAGCCCCTCAAGAACCAGTCGGTGGTGGATTCTGAGCCCGTTCGGTTCACCGTTAAGATCACCGGGGAGCCGAAGCCTGAGGTCACCTGGTGGTTTGAGGGAGAGATGCTCCAGGACTGCGAGGACTATCAGTACATCGAAAGAGGAGAGACGTACTGCCTCTACCTGCCAGAGACCTTTCCGGAGGACGAGGGGGAGTACATGTGCAAGGCTGTGAACAGCAGGGGCACAGCAGCGAGTACTTGCATCCTCACAATAGAAAGTAAGACCACTCTGGTGTGA
- the nexn gene encoding nexilin isoform X2 codes for MTEVAQVTAVDAHGVEEDVHDNEHDMSTGDDSEEEMRQEENDETVSDAEDRSERTPEGKDKKAHRMKDITSEEAETRQLNGVESRQSEKDEAVNGVSDNKEQQQETEDSENMSDLAFKKEKLLRSRKLVARSYVPKLNKGDVTTKFEAMQKAREERSRQRNREEQQKRKDQYVKEREWNRRKQQIKELLASSDEEEEVKQKKVEKSYVPKITGSVKGKFAEMEKQRQEEERKRMEEERKKREAQDNMEKAKIKKELAQKAAEEGDDTILIRVVPAKQSRPPGKIKMNFEDIEKSREEELKKKVEEEKKRRYDEHRRSFREAKRRSVQQDEEEKPSEKVSVTPGKLKLTFEELEKERQEQRRKQAEEEAKQRLLEEKKAFQEAKQGMEEDEDISQEDQEDKEEIRPGKLRLSFEELERQRVEEERKKAEEETKRRMEEERRAFAEARKSMLIDEDDEALMALLNLEGSEPGKICVSFEDLERQRREEEQRKAEEEAKRRLEEEKRLFAEARKSMSPILDQEKSAYGDETETALEDDEVMVKTESQEALHPRRLEINFEELLKEKEEAERRRKAEERKKKLEQEKQEFEQLRKEMGEDEINESSDVISKEYEELTKLKKTGSIQAKNLKSKFEKIKQLTEEEIQKKIEMERERRKAIDDEIKQREAERAQEEEEEEERETTSAPSGDTPFKQKVDMRARFEQMAKAREEEERRRIEEQKLQRMQFEQQEIDAALQKKKEDDGEDESSIINGSAAYEDEEDHARSGAPWFKKPLKNQSVVDSEPVRFTVKITGEPKPEVTWWFEGEMLQDCEDYQYIERGETYCLYLPETFPEDEGEYMCKAVNSRGTAASTCILTIESKTTLV; via the exons ATGACCGAGGTGGCGCAGGTTACCGCTGTGGACGCTCACGGCGTCGAAGAGGACGTACATGACAACGAGCACGACATGAGCACCGGAGACGACTCGGAGGAGGAAATGAGACAGGAAGAAAACGATGAGACGGTCAGTGATGCTGAAGACAGAAGCGAGAGGACACCGGAGGGCAAAGACAAAAAAGCTCACAGAATGAAAGACATAACGAGTGAGGAGGCTGAGACAAGACAACTGAACGGCGTGGAGAGCAGACAAAGTGAGAAAGACGAGGCTGTTAATGGGGTCTCAGACAATAAGGAACAACAACAGGAAACAGAGGACTCAGAGAACATGTCTGATCTGGCTTTTAAGAAAGAG AAGCTCCTGAGGTCCAGGAAGCTTGTGGCCAGAAGCTACGTGCCCAAGCTGAACAAAGGAGACGTGACGACCAAGTTTGAGGCCATGCAGAAAGCCAGAGAGGAGCGCAGCCGGCAGAGGAACAGGGAGGAACAGCAGAAGAGGAAGGATCAATACGTCAAGGAGAGGGAGTGGAACCGCAGAAAGCAGCAG ATAAAAGAACTACTCGCTTCCagtgatgaggaagaggaggtgaaaCAGAAAAAGGTGGAAAAGTCCTACGTCCCCAAAATCACAG GTAGTGTGAAGGGCAAGTTTGCAGAAATGGAGAAACAAAGacaagaggaggagaggaagaggatggaggaggagaggaagaagcGAGAGGCCCAGGACAACATGGAGAAAGCCAAAATCAAGAAGGAGCTGGCTCAGAAAGCTGCTGAG GAAGGAGATGACACAATCCTGATACGCGTGGTTCCCGCGAAGCAATCAAGACCTCCAGGGAAAATCAAGATGAACTTTGAGGACATCGAGAAAAGCCgagaggaggagctgaaaaaaaaagtagaggaggagaagaagagacgATATGATGAACACAGACGCTCCTTCAGAGAAGCCAAGCGGCGCTCTGTTCAACAG GATGAAGAGGAGAAACCTTCGGAGAAGGTGTCGGTGACTCCTGGAAAGCTGAAGCTGACATTTGAGGAGCTGGAAAAGGAGAGGCAGGAGCAGCGGAGGAAGCAAGCTGAGGAAGAAGCCAAACAACGCctgctggaggagaagaaggCTTTTCAAGAGGCTAAACAGGGAATG GAAGAAGATGAAGACATCAGTCAGGAGGATCAGGAGGACAAAGAAGAGATTCGTCCGGGAAAACTGAGGCTGAGCTTTGAGGAGCTGGAGCGACAAAGGGTTGAAGAGGAGCGCAAGAAGGCAGAGGAAGAGACCAAGAGACgcatggaggaggagaggagagcttTTGCCGAAGCAAGGAAGAGCATG CTCAtagatgaagatgatgaagcACTGATGGCCTTGCTCAACCTGGAGGGCAGCGAGCCTGGTAAAATCTGCGTCAGTTTCGAGGATCTGGAGCGGCAGAGACGCGAGGAAGAGCAGAGAAAGGCTGAGGAGGAGGCGAAGAGGAGACTGGAAGAGGAGAAGAGGCTCTTTGCTGAGGCCCGCAAGAGCATG AGCCCTATCCTGGATCAGGAAAAGTCTGCATATGGCGATGAAACAGAAACa GCGCTGGAAGATGACGAAGTGATGGTGAAGACTGAGTCCCAGGAGGCTCTGCATCCCAGAAGATTGGAGATAAACTTTGAGGAGCTCCTAAAAGAAAAGGAGGAGGCTGAGAGAAGACGTAAAGCCGAGGAGCGCAAGAAGAAACTGGAGCAGGAAAAGCAGGAATTTGAGCAGCTCAGGAAAGAAATGGGAGAG gatgaaataaatgaaagctCGGATGTCATAAGCAAAGAATACGAGGAGCTGACAAAGCTCAAGAAAACTGGCTCCATTCAGGCGAAAAACCTCAAGTCCAAATTTGAGAAAATCAAGCAGCTGACAGAGGAGGAGATCCAGAAAAAGATTGAGATGGAAAGAGAGCGGAGGAAGGCCATTGATGATGAAATTAAACAGAGAGAAGCTGAGAGGGCCCAGGAG gaggaggaggaggaggagagagaaacaACTTCAGCTCCATCAGGTGACACACCTTTCAAACAGAAGGTGGACATGCGGGCCCGATTCGAACAAATGGCCAAAgccagagaggaagaggaacgCAGGAGGATAGAGgagcagaagctgcagaggatGCAGTTTGAACAGCAAGAGATTGATGCTGCCCTGCAAAAA AAGAAGGAGGATGACGGCGAGGATGAAAGCAGCATCATCAATGGATCTGCAGCCTACGAAGATGAGGAAGATCACGCGAGGTCCGGGGCGCCGTGGTTTAAAAAGCCCCTCAAGAACCAGTCGGTGGTGGATTCTGAGCCCGTTCGGTTCACCGTTAAGATCACCGGGGAGCCGAAGCCTGAGGTCACCTGGTGGTTTGAGGGAGAGATGCTCCAGGACTGCGAGGACTATCAGTACATCGAAAGAGGAGAGACGTACTGCCTCTACCTGCCAGAGACCTTTCCGGAGGACGAGGGGGAGTACATGTGCAAGGCTGTGAACAGCAGGGGCACAGCAGCGAGTACTTGCATCCTCACAATAGAAAGTAAGACCACTCTGGTGTGA